A region of Solanum dulcamara chromosome 7, daSolDulc1.2, whole genome shotgun sequence DNA encodes the following proteins:
- the LOC129896650 gene encoding rust resistance kinase Lr10-like translates to MAHVLIHLFLHLIFLNVTLGQLVTPHDQCLPTRCGDFGPVIRFPFHLKNHQPSHCGYPGFELSCTSNNVTQFNLQFPIQASINNVVIPISANVSVQEINYKSQTIKLSDLNASCLPKQISNVNSSASIFTFDEYANGGFTLLNCSLNKTYSMSSGRINCLSGPHYDIVAFRSDYSISEYPSSCTKMYSISDVPNEVLFGKSEYSRTQIYLHWSEPFCGNCEDDGKYCKLKSNSSGTETECVDMPEEPTKGLSKKVTVAIVLGSMFAFALIVLAVYKIVKLKMKKEDQKRIERFLEDYKALRPTRYSYADIKKITEQFKYKLGQGGYGKVYKGKLSNEILVAVKVLNNFKGEGEDFINEVGSIGRIHHVNVVRLVGYCADGYRRALVYEYLSNDTLQKIISSGKGRGSSLGWEKMIQIAVGIAKGIEYLHQGCNQRIVHFDIKPHNILLDQDFNPKVADFGLAKLCAKEQSAVSMTAARGTIGYIAPEVFSRNYGDVSYRADIYSFGMLLLDMIGGRNKFDNAAKEENSSSQIYYPEWMYKQLEKGEEIAIQIENEDDNSIIKKLAIVGLWCIQWYPADRPSMKVVIQMLVGEGIPIMPPNPFGSINSTDMKTTAERSQCSSEIESSFETGASSN, encoded by the exons ATGGCTCATGTACTGATCCACTTGTTTCTTCAtctaattttcttgaatgtaaCTCTAGGACAACTAGTAACACCCCATGATCAATGCTTACCAACAAGATGTGGCGATTTCGGTCCGGTTATTCGATTCCCTTTTCATCTAAAAAATCATCAGCCAAGTCACTGTGGGTACCCTGGTTTCGAGCTATCTTGTACCTCAAACAATGTTACCCAATTCAACCTACAATTTCCAATACAGGCATCTATCAACAACGTTGTTATTCCAATATCAGCTAATGTTTCTGTTCAGGAAATTAATTACAAGTCACAGACAATAAAATTATCAGACCTCAATGCTTCGTGTCTTCCCAAGCAAATTTCGAACGTTAACTCCTCTGCTTCGATTTTTACTTTTGATGAGTACGCAAATGGTGGATTCACTTTATTGAATTGTTCCTTAAATAAAACGTATTCAATGTCTTCTGGTCGGATCAATTGCCTTAGCGGTCCTCATTATGATATCGTTGCTTTTCGATCTGATTATAGTATTTCTGAGTATCCGTCTTCTTGTACAAAGATGTACAGCATTTCAGATGTTCCAAATGAGGTACTTTTTGGGAAGTCAGAATATAGTCGCACACAGATTTATCTGCATTGGTCTGAACCATTTTGTGGGAATTGTGAAGATGATGGGAAGTACTGCAAGTTGAAATCCAATAGTTCAGGTACTGAAACCGAATGTGTTGACATGCCAGAAGAACCTACCAAAG GGCTGTCAAAGAAAGTTACTGTTGCAATTGTATTAGGTAGCATGTTTGCCTTTGCGTTAATCGTTCTAGCAGTCTACAAGATCGTAAAATTGAAAATGAAGAAAGAGGATCAGAAGAGGATTGAGAGATTTTTGGAGGATTATAAAGCTTTGAGACCTACAAGATACAGTTATGCAGATATTAAGAAGATCACAGAGCAATTCAAGTATAAACTTGGTCAAGGAGGCTATGGGAAAGTATACAAAGGGAAGTTATCAAATGAAATTCTTGTCGCGGTTAAGGTACTTAACAATTTCAAGGGTGAAGGGGAAGACTTCATCAATGAAGTGGGCAGCATAGGTAGAATACACCATGTGAACGTTGTGCGTTTAGTTGGATATTGTGCTGATGGTTATAGACGAGCTCTTGTCTACGAGTATTTATCAAACGATACACTTCAAAAGATCATCTCGTCAGGGAAAGGAAGAGGGTCATCACTAGGTTGGGAGAAGATGATACAAATAGCTGTAGGAATCGCCAAGGGAATCGAGTATCTCCATCAAGGTTGCAATCAACGAATCGTTCATTTTGATATTAAGCCTCATAATATCTTGCTAGACCAAGATTTCAATCCAAAAGTTGCTGATTTTGGCCTGGCAAAGTTGTGTGCGAAGGAACAAAGCGCTGTGTCAATGACTGCTGCTCGAGGCACCATTGGCTATATCGCCCCTGAAGTATTCTCCAGGAACTACGGAGATGTGTCATATAGAGCAGATATTTATAGTTTTGGCATGTTgttgcttgatatgattggtggAAGGAACAAATTTGACAATGCTGCAAAGGAGGAGAACAGTAGCAGTCAGATTTACTACCCGGAGTGGATGTACAAACAACTCGAGAAAGGAGAAGAAATAGCAATACAAATTGAGAATGAAGATGACAACAGCATAATCAAGAAACTAGCAATTGTAGGACTTTGGTGCATTCAATGGTATCCGGCGGATAGGCCATCCATGAAAGTTGTGATTCAAATGCTAGTAGGAGAAGGCATTCCCATCATGCCCCCTAATCCATTCGGCTCCATTAATTCGACAGACATGAAGACTACTGCAGAGAGAAGCCAATGTAGCAGTGAGATTGAAAGCAGTTTTGAAACTGGTGCAAGTTCAAATTGA
- the LOC129893740 gene encoding LEAF RUST 10 DISEASE-RESISTANCE LOCUS RECEPTOR-LIKE PROTEIN KINASE-like 2.1 isoform X2, with protein MSIRNSFFASVFLFVTFITNSIAQSTSQCVPSSCGDIRDIKFPFRLRTDPGHCGKPGYELDCLNNQTIFLYESRKFYVQEINYRNFSIRLLDPSLEKQNDNCTVFPDHRASYDAMTSLIFGWLRVDNDINYVNCRGPINSSRYIPTSFCSTNTTATNSSFSYLVIGEILQASDLAGGCRVETVAWSAAPDISPNKSSSLSSIRQALAYGFDLSWRLDFLCRECGKDEDCIFENNSDVPTCIHYCKEDTPVSELSFGCKIEYYSGALIALRYLVGIPILIAVVVWQCKRRNLNTSNDDVLGNKASSSEQNC; from the exons ATGTCGATAAGAAATTCATTTTTTGCTAGTGTTTTTCTATTTGTTACATTCATAACAAACTCTATAGCCCAGAGTACCTCTCAATGTGTCCCTTCTTCCTGTGGCGATATTCGAGATATCAAATTCCCCTTCCGATTGAGGACTGATCCTGGGCATTGTGGTAAGCCCGGATATGAACTCGATTGCCTGAACAATCAAACCATTTTCCTTTACGAATCGCGAAAATTCTACGTGCAAGAAATTAACTACAGAAACTTCTCAATAAGACTACTCGATCCCAGCCTAGAAAAACAGAACGATAATTGCACTGTTTTTCCTGACCACAGGGCAAGTTATGATGCCATGACTAGCCTTATCTTCGGATGGCTTCGTGTTGACAACGATATCAACTATGTCAATTGTCGTGGTCCAATAAACTCGTCACGGTACATTCCTACAAGTTTTTGTAGCACAAATACAACCGCTACCAATTCTAGTTTTAGCTATCTTGTCATAGGTGAAATATTGCAAGCTTCGGATTTAGCAGGCGGTTGTAGAGTTGAAACTGTGGCATGGTCTGCAGCTCCTGACATTTCACCAAACAAGTCGTCTTCGTTATCGAGCATTCGTCAAGCTCTGGCTTATGGCTTTGACCTTTCTTGGAGGCTTGATTTCTTATGTAGAGAGTGTGGGAAAGATGAGGATTGCATTTTTGAAAACAATAGCGATGTACCAACTTGTATTCATTACTGCAAAGAGGACACTCCCGTTTCAGAACTTTCTTTCGGATGCAAAATCGAGTACTATTCTG GTGCACTTATTGCGCTAAGATATCTTGTGGGGATCCCAATCTTGATTGCAGTTGTGGTGTGGCAGTGCAAAAGACGGAATTTGAACACATCGAACGATGATGTTTTGGGGAATAAAGCTTCTTCCAGTGAACAGAATTGTTAG
- the LOC129895148 gene encoding RING-H2 finger protein ATL22, with product MELQKTIALCYLISTTVVVVVVASTETCFTSACSKYEPLIRFPFRIRNYQSQYCGYPGFSLFCDASNRTIIRLPSSSREFSVQAINYSTQELWLNDPNECLPQLLLNLNLSASPFSGVYYQDFTLFNCSFDSTEIKLNPIGCLSGLNYSVYATSSMRGFSLLSRSECKSIGTIPVPVQWPFFEQVVSSDLSDHIRVTWYNPDCRNCESRGGRCALQRTTFNREIICENGHGIGFPIGARYAIIVGAGVPAMLFLIGLLCFISGRIRSYRRRAQPVLEFSSAVAPQPITIIGLDEPTIESYPKTVLGESRRLPKPDDNICPICLAEYQPKETLRTIPECQHCFHADCIDEWLRLNASCPVCRNSPMRVHCTV from the exons ATGGAATTGCAGAAAACAATTGCTTTGTGTTATTTAATTAGTACCACAGTCGTCGTCGTCGTTGTCGCAAGCACGGAAACTTGCTTCACATCTGCATGTAGCAAATATGAACCACTGATCCGATTCCCTTTTCGTATCCGAAATTACCAATCCCAATATTGTGGCTATCCAGGTTTCAGCTTATTCTGCGATGCATCAAATAGAACAATTATAAGATTACCAAGTTCGTCAAGAGAATTCTCAGTCCAAGCCATAAATTATTCTACACAGGAATTATGGCTTAACGATCCTAACGAATGCCTTCCTCAGCTTCTCCTGAACTTAAATCTCTCTGCTTCCCCTTTTTCTGGTGTTTATTATCAGGATTTCACATTGTTCAATTGCTCCTTTGATTCTACGGAGATCAAGCTAAATCCAATAGGTTGTTTAAGTGGTTTGAATTATAGTGTTTACGCTACATCATCTATGAGGGGATTTAGCTTGTTGTCGAGATCAGAGTGTAAATCGATTGGAACTATACCTGTTCCGGTACAGTGGCCTTTCTTCGAACAGGTAGTGTCCTCGGATCTTAGTGATCATATTCGGGTCACATGGTATAATCCAGATTGTAGAAATTGCGAGTCAAGAGGTGGACGATGTGCGTTGCAGAGGACCACGTTTAATCGAGAAATCATTTGTGAAAATGGTCATGGAATTG GGTTTCCTATAGGCGCACGTTACGCTATAATTGTGGGAGCTGGGGTACCAGCAATGTTGTTCTTGATTGGGCTTCTATGTTTTATAAGTGGAAGGATAAGGTCTTATAGAAGGAGAGCCCAACCAGTACTAGAATTCAGCTCGGCCGTAGCACCACAGCCCATCACAATTATAGGCCTTGATGAGCCCACAATAGAATCCTATCCCAAAACTGTATTGGGAGAAAGCAGACGTTTGCCCAAGCCCGATGATAATATCTGCCCAATTTGCTTGGCTGAATATCAGCCCAAAGAGACCTTAAGGACCATTCCTGAATGCCAACACTGTTTCCATGCAGACTGTATAGATGAATGGCTTCGATTAAATGCTTCTTGTCCAGTTTGCCGCAATTCCCCTATGCGTGTTCATTGTACCGTATAA
- the LOC129893740 gene encoding LEAF RUST 10 DISEASE-RESISTANCE LOCUS RECEPTOR-LIKE PROTEIN KINASE-like 2.1 isoform X1 has product MSIRNSFFASVFLFVTFITNSIAQSTSQCVPSSCGDIRDIKFPFRLRTDPGHCGKPGYELDCLNNQTIFLYESRKFYVQEINYRNFSIRLLDPSLEKQNDNCTVFPDHRASYDAMTSLIFGWLRVDNDINYVNCRGPINSSRYIPTSFCSTNTTATNSSFSYLVIGEILQASDLAGGCRVETVAWSAAPDISPNKSSSLSSIRQALAYGFDLSWRLDFLCRECGKDEDCIFENNSDVPTCIHYCKEDTPVSELSFGCKIEYYSVFVLAYGAIGIGALIALRYLVGIPILIAVVVWQCKRRNLNTSNDDVLGNKASSSEQNC; this is encoded by the exons ATGTCGATAAGAAATTCATTTTTTGCTAGTGTTTTTCTATTTGTTACATTCATAACAAACTCTATAGCCCAGAGTACCTCTCAATGTGTCCCTTCTTCCTGTGGCGATATTCGAGATATCAAATTCCCCTTCCGATTGAGGACTGATCCTGGGCATTGTGGTAAGCCCGGATATGAACTCGATTGCCTGAACAATCAAACCATTTTCCTTTACGAATCGCGAAAATTCTACGTGCAAGAAATTAACTACAGAAACTTCTCAATAAGACTACTCGATCCCAGCCTAGAAAAACAGAACGATAATTGCACTGTTTTTCCTGACCACAGGGCAAGTTATGATGCCATGACTAGCCTTATCTTCGGATGGCTTCGTGTTGACAACGATATCAACTATGTCAATTGTCGTGGTCCAATAAACTCGTCACGGTACATTCCTACAAGTTTTTGTAGCACAAATACAACCGCTACCAATTCTAGTTTTAGCTATCTTGTCATAGGTGAAATATTGCAAGCTTCGGATTTAGCAGGCGGTTGTAGAGTTGAAACTGTGGCATGGTCTGCAGCTCCTGACATTTCACCAAACAAGTCGTCTTCGTTATCGAGCATTCGTCAAGCTCTGGCTTATGGCTTTGACCTTTCTTGGAGGCTTGATTTCTTATGTAGAGAGTGTGGGAAAGATGAGGATTGCATTTTTGAAAACAATAGCGATGTACCAACTTGTATTCATTACTGCAAAGAGGACACTCCCGTTTCAGAACTTTCTTTCGGATGCAAAATCGAGTACTATTCTG TTTTTGTATTGGCCTATGGCGCTATAGGAATAG GTGCACTTATTGCGCTAAGATATCTTGTGGGGATCCCAATCTTGATTGCAGTTGTGGTGTGGCAGTGCAAAAGACGGAATTTGAACACATCGAACGATGATGTTTTGGGGAATAAAGCTTCTTCCAGTGAACAGAATTGTTAG